The following are encoded in a window of Chloroflexaceae bacterium genomic DNA:
- a CDS encoding DUF1269 domain-containing protein, translating into MATLSVLKFNSVDGADQALNLLESLQKQQLIQVLDAAVVSWPADKKKPKTRQLYSTAGAGALSGAFWGMLFGLLFLIPFLGMAIGAAMGALTGRFADYGIDDRFIKSVQEKVTPGTSALFLMSQAAVTDKVIEAMKSLPPFEIIQTNLSQEQEERLRAEFGEE; encoded by the coding sequence ATGGCCACGCTAAGTGTACTCAAGTTCAACTCGGTTGACGGGGCGGATCAGGCCCTGAACCTGCTGGAAAGCCTTCAGAAGCAGCAGTTGATCCAGGTGCTCGACGCAGCGGTGGTGAGCTGGCCCGCCGACAAGAAGAAGCCGAAGACGCGCCAACTTTACTCGACCGCTGGCGCTGGCGCTCTTAGTGGAGCTTTCTGGGGTATGCTCTTCGGCCTGCTGTTTCTCATTCCCTTCCTCGGCATGGCCATCGGCGCGGCCATGGGCGCGCTCACCGGCCGCTTTGCGGACTATGGCATCGATGACAGGTTCATCAAGTCGGTGCAGGAGAAGGTGACCCCCGGGACATCGGCCCTTTTCCTGATGAGCCAGGCCGCGGTGACGGATAAGGTGATCGAGGCGATGAAGAGCCTGCCGCCTTTCGAGATCATCCAGACCAACCTCTCGCAGGAGCAGGAGGAGCGTCTGCGCGCCGAGTTCGGCGAGGAGTAG